A window of the Dyadobacter pollutisoli genome harbors these coding sequences:
- a CDS encoding DUF4468 domain-containing protein — translation MLKPSSLLMLLFFAGAAHAKTSIHRSAIMDPIVISLPDEDNKSYSEVVECGNVTQADLFRRARLYLAQTALDNKMLVADKETGDLASQGSFSLTVPRSEGSSGGVYSVRYVLTIECVNRKYRATITGELAPLKAFSSKSAKESEPFNAALEARFKALLQELQANVKDYKPF, via the coding sequence ATGTTGAAACCATCCTCGCTTCTCATGCTGCTCTTCTTCGCCGGAGCAGCTCACGCCAAAACATCTATCCACCGCTCTGCTATCATGGACCCGATCGTCATATCGCTTCCCGACGAGGATAATAAGTCCTACTCCGAAGTTGTTGAATGCGGCAATGTGACGCAGGCAGATCTTTTTCGCCGTGCACGCCTATATCTCGCACAGACTGCTCTTGACAATAAAATGCTCGTAGCCGACAAAGAAACAGGTGATCTGGCCAGCCAGGGCAGCTTTTCCCTGACAGTTCCGCGTTCCGAGGGCTCGTCGGGAGGCGTTTACTCTGTACGGTACGTTCTTACCATAGAATGTGTAAATAGAAAATACAGGGCCACCATCACGGGTGAGCTGGCACCTTTAAAGGCATTCAGTTCTAAATCTGCTAAGGAGTCAGAACCCTTTAATGCAGCACTCGAAGCAAGGTTTAAAGCGCTGTTGCAAGAATTACAGGCGAATGTCAAAGATTACAAGCCCTTCTGA
- a CDS encoding DUF3592 domain-containing protein, producing the protein MSKKIPFGDFFVLFFFLVGALFAGISYYIYQGNQSLVKNGIATQGVVIGMHRIDRKKYPVAPSVRYFTRDGKEHVFHSSEGRNPPEYQIGQEVKLYYDPNKPEDVYLEGNYLLVYVFAGMAGVFWLISIWGVPAAVVAIWKWIWS; encoded by the coding sequence ATGAGCAAAAAAATACCTTTTGGCGACTTTTTTGTCCTGTTCTTTTTTCTCGTTGGCGCATTGTTTGCCGGCATTTCCTACTATATATATCAAGGGAACCAAAGCCTTGTCAAGAACGGCATTGCGACACAAGGCGTTGTCATAGGGATGCACCGGATAGACCGTAAAAAGTATCCCGTCGCCCCCTCGGTCCGGTATTTCACCAGGGATGGGAAAGAGCATGTGTTTCACAGTTCCGAGGGCCGAAATCCTCCTGAATACCAGATCGGGCAGGAAGTAAAGCTTTATTACGATCCCAACAAACCCGAAGACGTTTATCTGGAAGGCAACTATTTGCTGGTGTACGTTTTCGCAGGTATGGCGGGTGTATTTTGGTTAATATCCATCTGGGGCGTACCAGCAGCAGTGGTGGCCATATGGAAATGGATTTGGAGCTAA
- a CDS encoding LytR/AlgR family response regulator transcription factor, whose product MNALIVEDEDLSVRRLKKLLGEVAPDLEIAGVTDSIEGTVEWVESNRTAGKPDPDLIFLDIELSDGQSFEIFNRTRVNSTIIFTTSYDEYALQAFKLNSIDYLLKPVHRDDLLRSLQKYENMKAQKAPDSLAGIRKLLEDFQKKSAVEYRQRFLVKQGQKLLSIEVGDIAYFFTDDRYSFFMTESGQKLLVDFTMDELAEVLDPQRFFRINRGMMVTHKSIDKMDPYFGNRLSLSLRPVHSREALVSREKVGDFKVWMGK is encoded by the coding sequence ATGAATGCCTTAATAGTTGAAGATGAAGATTTATCGGTTCGCAGGCTTAAAAAGCTACTTGGTGAAGTGGCGCCGGACCTGGAAATTGCCGGTGTTACCGACAGCATTGAAGGTACTGTGGAATGGGTGGAAAGTAACCGCACGGCCGGAAAGCCCGATCCTGATCTGATTTTTTTAGATATAGAACTTTCTGACGGACAGAGTTTTGAGATTTTTAACCGTACCCGTGTCAATAGCACGATCATATTCACGACTTCGTACGACGAGTATGCATTGCAGGCTTTTAAACTGAATAGCATTGACTATCTGCTGAAACCCGTGCACCGCGACGACTTGCTGCGGAGTTTGCAGAAATACGAAAATATGAAGGCCCAAAAAGCACCGGATTCCCTGGCGGGGATCAGGAAGCTGCTGGAAGATTTTCAGAAAAAGTCTGCGGTCGAGTACAGGCAACGTTTTTTGGTAAAACAAGGACAAAAATTGTTGTCCATAGAAGTAGGCGACATTGCCTATTTTTTTACCGATGACCGGTACAGCTTTTTCATGACCGAGTCGGGCCAGAAGCTATTGGTGGATTTCACCATGGACGAACTGGCCGAGGTACTTGATCCTCAGCGTTTTTTCAGGATTAACCGGGGTATGATGGTTACACACAAATCCATTGACAAAATGGACCCATACTTTGGAAACCGGCTGTCGCTCAGCCTGCGTCCGGTGCATTCAAGAGAGGCGTTGGTAAGCAGGGAGAAAGTAGGGGATTTTAAGGTCTGGATGGGGAAATAG
- a CDS encoding sensor histidine kinase, with product MENLSVENFSGTLNPQSRRYFVLILPVLLLVFNYIVSGPAYFTNWEIFGVVTILNGALFTAALFAVNQTNQEISKRYEGPDHTLKRATVSVCCHTIISAFFWVLITALYVRMDLFGSKLSGGTVVTMFLISLAVILITTGLEETYYAIGRWKMHEVNKERLLKENINGQLESLKAQISPHFLFNTLNSLSALITEDPGKAEQFVDEMARVYRYLLQTNHSSVDQGDFSQLTTLKKELSFIESYNHLLKTRYGEGMKLHIHVEDHFLQHRIPPLTLQLLVENAVKHNVIRVSRPLTIFILSTTDGQLMIRNNLQKKTFTAGVENLESTQVGLANIISKYQLLAEYKPGLPQPRIESNHEFFTVTLPLIS from the coding sequence ATGGAAAACTTATCGGTTGAAAATTTTTCAGGAACCTTAAACCCGCAAAGCCGTCGTTATTTCGTGCTGATTTTGCCGGTGTTGCTGCTGGTTTTCAACTATATCGTAAGCGGACCGGCTTATTTTACAAACTGGGAGATCTTTGGGGTAGTTACCATATTGAATGGTGCATTGTTTACAGCCGCTTTATTTGCGGTAAATCAGACCAATCAGGAGATATCAAAACGATATGAAGGTCCCGATCATACCCTAAAACGAGCAACGGTGTCGGTGTGCTGCCATACCATTATTTCCGCGTTTTTCTGGGTGCTGATCACCGCGTTGTATGTCCGGATGGATCTTTTTGGGTCAAAACTGAGTGGAGGTACGGTGGTCACTATGTTTCTGATCAGTCTGGCGGTGATATTGATTACGACGGGCCTGGAAGAAACTTACTATGCGATCGGGCGCTGGAAAATGCACGAGGTTAACAAGGAAAGGCTTCTCAAAGAAAATATCAACGGCCAGCTGGAAAGCCTCAAAGCGCAGATCAGCCCGCACTTTCTGTTCAATACATTAAATTCTCTTTCAGCACTCATCACGGAGGATCCTGGCAAAGCGGAGCAATTTGTGGACGAAATGGCCAGGGTCTATCGCTATCTTTTGCAAACTAATCATTCGTCGGTTGATCAGGGCGATTTCAGCCAGCTCACTACTTTGAAAAAGGAGCTTTCGTTTATTGAATCATACAATCACCTTTTGAAAACCAGGTACGGAGAGGGAATGAAGCTGCACATTCACGTAGAGGACCATTTTTTGCAGCACCGCATTCCACCGCTTACATTGCAGCTACTGGTCGAAAATGCAGTCAAACACAATGTGATACGGGTCAGCCGTCCGCTCACGATCTTTATATTGAGCACCACGGACGGGCAATTGATGATCCGTAATAATTTGCAAAAGAAAACCTTCACCGCCGGTGTCGAAAATCTGGAATCGACGCAGGTGGGACTGGCTAATATCATTTCAAAATACCAGCTGCTGGCAGAATATAAGCCAGGTTTGCCTCAGCCGCGCATCGAAAGCAACCATGAGTTTTTTACAGTTACCTTACCATTGATATCCTGA
- a CDS encoding sensor histidine kinase, which translates to MKLILKTPHALNLMKPDFFSKYEWRYHLAMMPVIFAAGNYYFIGPDYFTNAGSFLIGTGLIFVLYWSSVVVLTIAIRRIISWYPSVDQTPGRIRAMFWLIGSLTLLLTMICVGLYSSIPGTTVTFTWAWLWPAIIFCEFANFPLCALLGLIYTLDQWKKNQAESEKLERIASEQQFNLLKGQVNPHFLFNSLNTLSSLIGEDPERAEHFVEDLAKIYRYMLQAAKTDLVSLNAELGFLQTYIRLLQVRHGENLQVMQPAHHPADIYVPPLVLQIMVDHAVKHNIMSANKTLTIHIEVLDLQNLRVRNNIQSKIRTIGTDKVGLAALNSKYLALSSRQVLVEETATDFTVILPLLSDRVPVSQVIE; encoded by the coding sequence TTGAAACTCATCCTGAAAACTCCTCACGCATTGAATTTGATGAAGCCTGACTTTTTTTCAAAATATGAGTGGCGCTATCACCTGGCCATGATGCCGGTGATTTTCGCAGCAGGCAATTACTACTTCATTGGGCCGGATTATTTTACGAATGCTGGCAGTTTCCTGATTGGTACGGGGCTCATTTTTGTCCTTTACTGGTCGTCTGTCGTTGTTTTGACCATTGCCATTCGCAGGATTATCAGCTGGTACCCGAGCGTCGACCAAACACCGGGAAGGATACGAGCCATGTTTTGGCTGATAGGCTCTCTCACACTTCTTCTAACCATGATCTGCGTTGGGTTATACAGCAGCATCCCCGGGACGACAGTTACATTTACGTGGGCCTGGTTATGGCCTGCTATTATCTTTTGTGAGTTTGCCAATTTCCCGCTTTGCGCATTGCTGGGGCTGATATACACGCTGGATCAATGGAAAAAGAACCAGGCAGAAAGCGAAAAGCTCGAAAGGATCGCATCCGAGCAGCAATTTAATCTGTTGAAAGGCCAGGTTAACCCTCATTTTCTTTTCAATAGCCTCAATACACTTTCGTCGCTCATCGGTGAAGACCCGGAGCGGGCGGAACATTTTGTCGAAGACCTCGCCAAAATTTATCGTTACATGCTACAAGCCGCAAAAACCGATCTGGTTTCACTTAACGCAGAGCTTGGCTTTTTACAAACTTACATCCGGCTGCTGCAAGTGAGGCACGGGGAAAACCTCCAAGTGATGCAGCCTGCACATCATCCGGCAGACATTTATGTTCCGCCACTTGTGCTGCAAATAATGGTCGACCACGCCGTAAAACACAATATCATGTCAGCAAATAAGACGCTGACGATACATATTGAGGTTCTTGACCTTCAAAATCTGCGGGTACGCAACAACATTCAAAGCAAGATTCGCACAATCGGTACTGACAAAGTCGGGCTCGCGGCGCTTAACTCCAAGTATCTGGCATTGAGCAGCAGGCAGGTCCTCGTGGAAGAGACCGCCACTGATTTCACGGTCATACTCCCGCTGCTGTCTGACCGGGTACCCGTTTCTCAGGTCATTGAATGA
- a CDS encoding RagB/SusD family nutrient uptake outer membrane protein, which translates to MKSLIQIFAVLFVLILTQSSCNKDWLKPEPLSFYSPENVYTDKAGLESLVITMRKDLKNECTGTMPNLVMEFAASDLAAPWSQLDFYNLTPNTDQYYRFLAMFTVMYSSIKNTNVLISRVDDVEWASEAEKNAILAEAYWHRSYWYYRLVNSYGDVPFIQEEIQGAKLDFQTHSRWTILEKIQSDVEFAAEWLPVTPKAGGISKGAANHLLTKIYLANMQFDKAIESATKVINGPYSLITQRFGIDAAKGYRNVIWDLHRAKNFSNAQNTESILNAIDRFEAPPAARSAGLYTMRMYNCQWFQPQVLDSQGKPGMVASGPMYDSLGRGNANVRLTGFYQYDIWSYKGDTWRTTPDLRRSDINWVDIHELKYNNPASVDFGKPLKISNLAAQVDTFKHVYAMPHYIMYNPQDDPKAVPMGGNGDWYIFRLADTYLLRAEAYYWKNQLALAADDLNKVRQRAKALPVSASEVTIDFLMNERGRELFAEEPRHSELVRVSYILAKSGIGGYSLTNFSEKNFFFDRVTKYNTTYAKKIQLLGNTANMAPFHVLWPIPSAIITANTQAVINQNVGYDGANKNIAPLTKIE; encoded by the coding sequence CAAACCCGAACCGCTTTCTTTTTACAGCCCTGAGAATGTCTATACCGATAAAGCAGGCCTGGAATCACTGGTGATCACGATGCGTAAAGACCTTAAAAACGAATGCACCGGGACCATGCCCAACCTGGTTATGGAGTTCGCAGCGTCGGACCTGGCTGCACCCTGGTCGCAGCTGGATTTTTATAACCTTACTCCCAATACGGACCAGTACTACCGTTTCCTGGCCATGTTTACGGTCATGTATTCTTCTATCAAAAACACCAATGTGCTCATTTCGAGGGTTGATGACGTGGAATGGGCGTCGGAAGCGGAAAAGAATGCCATCCTTGCGGAGGCTTACTGGCATCGTTCGTACTGGTATTACCGGCTGGTGAATTCGTATGGAGATGTACCTTTTATTCAGGAAGAAATTCAGGGTGCGAAACTTGATTTCCAAACGCACAGCCGATGGACCATTTTGGAAAAAATACAATCAGACGTGGAGTTTGCGGCTGAATGGTTACCTGTGACACCAAAAGCCGGAGGGATTTCCAAAGGCGCTGCCAATCATTTACTGACCAAGATTTACCTGGCCAACATGCAATTTGACAAGGCCATTGAATCTGCTACGAAAGTGATCAATGGCCCATATTCACTGATCACCCAACGCTTTGGCATCGATGCGGCCAAAGGCTACCGCAATGTGATCTGGGATTTGCACCGTGCCAAAAATTTCAGTAATGCCCAGAATACCGAGAGCATCCTGAATGCGATCGACCGTTTCGAAGCGCCTCCTGCGGCACGTTCTGCCGGACTTTACACCATGCGGATGTACAATTGTCAATGGTTCCAGCCACAGGTGCTCGACAGCCAGGGCAAGCCGGGAATGGTTGCAAGTGGCCCAATGTATGATTCACTGGGAAGGGGCAATGCCAATGTACGCTTGACAGGATTTTATCAATACGACATCTGGTCGTACAAAGGCGATACCTGGCGCACGACACCGGATTTGAGGAGAAGCGACATTAACTGGGTGGATATTCATGAGCTTAAATACAACAACCCGGCCTCCGTGGATTTTGGAAAACCATTGAAAATCTCCAATCTCGCGGCGCAAGTGGATACGTTCAAACACGTGTATGCGATGCCACATTATATTATGTACAACCCGCAGGACGATCCGAAGGCGGTACCGATGGGTGGAAACGGCGACTGGTATATTTTCAGACTAGCGGATACTTACCTGTTGCGCGCTGAGGCATACTACTGGAAAAACCAGCTGGCACTAGCCGCCGACGACCTGAACAAGGTTAGGCAGCGTGCGAAGGCATTGCCGGTTTCAGCCAGCGAGGTAACCATTGATTTTCTCATGAATGAACGCGGCAGGGAGCTTTTTGCGGAAGAGCCACGCCACTCAGAGCTGGTGAGGGTTTCCTACATACTTGCAAAATCGGGTATCGGCGGTTATAGTCTGACCAATTTTAGTGAAAAGAATTTCTTCTTCGACCGGGTGACGAAATACAATACAACCTACGCGAAAAAGATCCAATTGTTGGGAAATACGGCTAATATGGCACCTTTCCATGTTCTCTGGCCGATTCCTTCGGCGATCATTACTGCAAATACGCAAGCTGTGATCAACCAGAATGTGGGCTACGACGGAGCGAATAAGAACATTGCGCCGCTAACTAAGATTGAATAA